One Vigna unguiculata cultivar IT97K-499-35 chromosome 7, ASM411807v1, whole genome shotgun sequence genomic region harbors:
- the LOC114190053 gene encoding probable protein phosphatase 2C 34, producing the protein MGHFSSAFTRLAKSFATKRSGSSDGCNGREAAEAMAKEAKKNHFMLHSSGTVNVDGSNNFASLFSKKGKKGVNQDCCVVWEEFGCQEDMIFCGIFDGHGPWGHFVAKRVRESMPPSLLCNWQETLSQTSLDQDVDVDIAAEKKQHRFNIWKHSYLKTCAAIDRELKQNRKIDSFFSGTTALSIVRQGELIVIANVGDSRAVLGTASDDGSLVAVQLTVDFKPSLPQEAERIVECQGRVFCLEDEPGVYRVWLPDEESPGLAMSRAFGDYCVKEYGLISVPEVTHRNITSKDQFVVLATDGVWDVISNQEAVDIVCSTADRTESAKHLVECAMRAWKRKRRGIAMDDISAICLFFHSSPSLHRVDATLE; encoded by the exons ATGGGGCATTTTTCATCTGCGTTCACTAGGTTGGCGAAGTCCTTTGCAACGAAGAGAAGTGGGAGTTCTGATGGATGCAACGGGAGAGAAGCTGCGGAAGCAATGGCGAAGGAAGCCAAAAAAAATCACTTCATGTTGCACAGCTCCGGAACCGTTAATGTTGACGGTTCAAAcaactttgcctcacttttctccaaaaaaggaaagaaaggagTGAATCAGGATTGCTGCGTAGTGTGGGAA GAATTTGGGTGCCAAGAGGACATGATTTTCTGTGGGATTTTTGACGGGCACGGGCCATGGGGTCACTTTGTGGCCAAGAGAGTGAGAGAGTCAATGCCACCATCTCTGCTATGCAACTGGCAGGAGACACTTTCCCAAACTTCACTTGATCAAGATGTTGATGTTGATATTGCAGCAGAGAAAAAGCAACACCGGTTCAATATATGGAAGCACTCTTACTTGAAAACTTGTGCTGCCATTGATCGAGAACTAAAGCAGAATCGCAAGATAGATTCATTTTTCAGCGGCACAACTGCTTTGTCCATTGTTAGACAG GGTGAACTAATTGTAATTGCAAACGTTGGTGATTCTCGTGCTGTGTTAGGCACAGCATCGGATGATGGAAGTTTGGTAGCAGTTCAATTGACAGTAGATTTCAAACCCAGTTTACCGC AGGAAGCGGAGAGAATAGTGGAGTGCCAAGGACGAGTTTTCTGCTTGGAAGACGAGCCTGGGGTGTACAGGGTGTGGTTACCTGACGAGGAATCACCAGGACTTGCAATGTCAAGGGCTTTTGGTGACTACTGCGTCAAAGAGTATGGTCTTATTTCAGTGCCTGAAGTAACACACAGGAACATAACCAGCAAAGACCAGTTTGTTGTGCTAGCCACTGAtggg GTGTGGGATGTAATCTCGAATCAAGAAGCAGTGGATATTGTGTGTTCAACAGCAGACAGAACAGAGTCTGCGAAACATCTGGTGGAGTGTGCGATGCGTGCATGGAAACGTAAGAGGAGGGGCATTGCAATGGATGATATTTCAGCTATTTGTCTCTTCTTTCACTCTTCACCATCACTTCACCGTGTTGATGCCACCCTAGAATAG
- the LOC114190887 gene encoding 9-cis-epoxycarotenoid dioxygenase NCED2, chloroplastic-like: protein MMITLNSSSCAKPSLSSYSSPTTDLGFSTRIQKRPIRKVVDCAVQSPSVINFPKQPQDKSRITEEAPIPALTTDSPKRTQWNPFQKAAAMALDIFESALLARELQQPLSKTTDPRVQLAGNYAPVPEHPVQHSLPVIGTIPEAINGVYLRNGANPLFQPESGHHLFDGDGMVHAVKINDGAVSYACRFTRTQRLMQERQLGKPVFPKAIGQLHGISGIARLVLFYARGLCGIVDHRRGAGAANAGLVFFNGKLLAMSEDDLPYELRITASGDLQTVGRYSFQDQLDSSMIAHPKIDPISGELFSLSYDITSPCLRYFNFSAKEVKSPDVEIRLDIPTMAHDFAITENFVVIPDQQVVFKLSQMLNGGSPVMYDGNKTSRFGVLPKHATDASSILWVESPNTFCFHLVNAWEERDTEEVVIIGSCMTPPDSVFNDSEENLRAILTEIRLNLRTGVSRRRVLVPDMNLEVGMVNRKRLGRKTRFAYMAIAEPWPKVSGLAKVDLVSGEVRKHVYGERRFGGEPFFLGTGGGENEDEGYIMAFVHDEMRWQSELQILNGVDLKLEATVLLPTRVPYGFHGTFVEAKDLVSHTID, encoded by the coding sequence atgatgaTCACACTGAACTCTTCCTCTTGTGCCAAACCTTCACTCTCCTCTTATTCCTCCCCAACAACAGATTTGGGCTTCAGCACAAGGATTCAGAAGAGGCCCATTAGAAAGGTGGTAGATTGTGCTGTACAATCTCCCTCAGTCATCAATTTCCCAAAACAACCCCAAGACAAATCTCGAATTACCGAAGAAGCCCCCATCCCTGCGCTGACGACAGACTCTCCCAAAAGGACTCAGTGGAACCCATTCCAAAAAGCCGCAGCAATGGCCCTAGACATATTCGAGAGCGCGTTGCTTGCACGCGAGCTTCAACAACCTCTCTCCAAAACCACGGACCCACGCGTCCAACTCGCCGGAAACTACGCCCCCGTCCCTGAACACCCAGTCCAACATTCCTTACCTGTCATCGGCACAATCCCCGAGGCCATTAATGGCGTCTATCTTCGTAACGGCGCCAACCCATTGTTCCAGCCCGAGTCCGGACACCACCTCTTCGACGGCGACGGCATGGTCCACGCCGTTAAAATCAATGACGGCGCTGTAAGCTACGCATGCCGCTTCACCCGAACTCAGAGACTCATGCAAGAGCGCCAACTGGGAAAACCAGTGTTCCCCAAAGCAATCGGCCAACTCCATGGCATTTCCGGCATCGCCAGGCTTGTTCTCTTCTACGCGCGAGGCCTGTGCGGCATCGTCGACCACCGCCGCGGCGCCGGCGCCGCCAACGCTGGCCTCGTTTTCTTCAACGGAAAACTCCTCGCCATGTCCGAAGACGATCTCCCCTACGAGCTTCGAATAACCGCCTCCGGCGACCTCCAAACAGTCGGTCGTTACAGCTTCCAGGACCAACTGGATTCCTCTATGATCGCGCACCCGAAGATCGATCCTATCTCCGGCGAGCTTTTCTCTCTGAGCTACGACATTACCAGTCCCTGCCTCAGGTACTTTAATTTCTCGGCGAAGGAGGTGAAGTCACCAGACGTCGAAATCCGCCTCGACATTCCGACGATGGCGCACGACTTTGCGATCACGGAGAATTTCGTGGTAATCCCCGACCAACAGGTGGTGTTCAAGCTGAGCCAAATGTTAAACGGAGGTTCACCGGTTATGTACGATGGCAACAAGACATCGCGGTTCGGCGTGCTCCCAAAGCACGCCACAGACGCGTCGAGCATCTTGTGGGTGGAGTCGCCGAACACGTTCTGCTTCCACCTCGTGAATGCGTGGGAGGAACGCGACACAGAGGAGGTGGTGATAATCGGGTCATGCATGACCCCCCCGGATTCGGTCTTCAACGATAGCGAGGAAAATCTGAGGGCCATCTTAACCGAAATAAGGCTGAATCTGAGAACAGGCGTCTCGAGGCGCAGGGTTCTGGTTCCCGACATGAACCTGGAAGTTGGGATGGTGAACCGGAAGCGGCTGGGGAGGAAAACCCGGTTCGCGTACATGGCTATTGCCGAACCGTGGCCGAAGGTGTCCGGTTTGGCGAAGGTGGACCTGGTGAGTGGGGAGGTGAGGAAGCACGTGTACGGAGAGAGAAGGTTTGGCGGAGAGCCATTCTTTTTGGGCACAGGCGGCGGAGAAAACGAAGATGAAGGGTACATTATGGCTTTTGTGCATGATGAGATGAGATGGCAGTCTGAGCTGCAGATTTTGAATGGCGTGGACTTGAAATTGGAGGCTACTGTGCTCCTGCCAACCCGAGTGCCCTATGGGTTTCATGGGACCTTTGTGGAGGCTAAGGATTTGGTCTCACACACCATTGATTAA